A section of the Bifidobacterium sp. ESL0728 genome encodes:
- a CDS encoding LCP family protein has protein sequence MVKQSGGYDAQGTPPSFIPSGARTRPDTGRVPVPNESQIPPAFSPIKPRKRTTNRQPIQEPAAPIASQVRAPRQSAGSSRLASSPRSSSSRNPSRGYGAAAMPPQRPNRVEPTGFGNEAAKPHKKHHWVLTALLVIVLVIVLALFGCWNWANSQLDKTDWLTDKADTNGTSWLVLGSDERDDSGVGGSADDTPGFRTDTMLVLTKPTHGSSSLISIPRDSLVKVNGTSMKINAVAETQSKKTLTGEVEDITGQKIDHVAEIKFNGLTKVVDALGGVNLCYDSTVNDWRSGMNWQAGCHTADGATALAFSRMRYSDPKGDFGRAERQRQVIGAIMSKASSGDMLKSPAQTQKVAKAALSSVEVDKKTNPLTLLSMAMAFKAATGKQGISGSVYWTDPNHYVRGVGSTVLLDDTKNLELFEQLSSGSHAPGTVGTLAGSISQ, from the coding sequence ATGGTCAAGCAGTCTGGTGGATACGACGCGCAGGGCACCCCACCCAGTTTCATACCATCAGGCGCGCGCACACGTCCGGACACCGGTCGTGTGCCCGTCCCCAACGAATCACAGATTCCACCGGCCTTCTCACCGATCAAGCCGCGTAAAAGGACGACCAATCGCCAGCCGATCCAAGAACCAGCTGCACCAATTGCGTCTCAAGTTCGCGCACCACGTCAAAGCGCAGGTTCTTCACGTCTCGCTTCATCGCCGCGTTCGTCTTCCTCCCGCAACCCTTCACGTGGATACGGTGCCGCCGCGATGCCGCCGCAACGTCCGAACCGTGTAGAGCCGACAGGGTTTGGAAACGAAGCGGCCAAGCCTCACAAAAAACATCACTGGGTGCTCACCGCTCTGCTGGTCATCGTCCTGGTCATCGTCCTGGCGCTTTTCGGTTGCTGGAACTGGGCCAATTCACAGCTAGACAAAACTGATTGGCTCACCGACAAGGCCGATACCAACGGCACTTCCTGGCTCGTGCTCGGCTCCGACGAACGCGATGATTCCGGGGTCGGCGGCAGCGCAGACGACACTCCCGGTTTCCGCACCGACACCATGCTCGTGCTGACCAAGCCCACGCACGGCAGTTCCTCGCTTATCTCGATTCCCCGCGATTCACTGGTCAAGGTCAATGGCACCAGCATGAAAATCAATGCCGTCGCCGAAACGCAGAGCAAGAAAACGCTCACCGGCGAGGTCGAGGATATCACCGGACAGAAAATCGACCACGTCGCCGAAATCAAGTTCAACGGACTCACCAAAGTGGTCGATGCTTTGGGCGGTGTCAACCTCTGCTATGACAGCACGGTCAACGACTGGCGTTCCGGCATGAACTGGCAGGCCGGCTGCCATACCGCCGACGGTGCCACGGCGCTGGCTTTCTCACGTATGCGCTATTCCGACCCAAAGGGCGATTTCGGTCGCGCGGAACGGCAACGCCAGGTCATCGGAGCCATCATGAGCAAAGCCTCGTCAGGTGACATGTTGAAGAGCCCGGCACAGACCCAGAAGGTGGCCAAAGCCGCCCTTTCCTCCGTCGAGGTTGACAAGAAGACCAACCCGCTGACGCTGCTGTCGATGGCCATGGCGTTCAAAGCGGCCACCGGCAAACAAGGTATCTCCGGTTCGGTCTATTGGACCGACCCCAACCATTACGTGAGAGGCGTGGGTTCCACGGTGCTCCTGGACGATACCAAGAACCTCGAATTGTTCGAACAGCTTTCCTCCGGCTCCCACGCTCCCGGAACGGTGGGTACGTTGGCCGGTTCGATTTCGCAATGA
- a CDS encoding LCP family protein: protein MASHRIKDLKIPNLGGWHSPKPMHGTAYIVRHRLRSAIIMTVVAVFVFVSTAVGVAAFTLAHAPQSVKVIRQNGASEEKLVDPNAGKPIEFLVLGQDTRDGGDNAALGGSHDDGEHNADTSMVVQISADRSYIDLVSIPRDSLVNAPSCQTTKGVVPARHNVMFNSIFATGWSVGGDLASAASCTMNAVNALTGLKLEHFIVVDFQGLQGMINAIGGVNVCLPTDTKDDYTGLDLKQGLQHLDGTQATEYARMRHGTGTDGSDIMRAARQQYLVKEILTEALSKNLLTNSAQLYRLANEALKSLSISSGLSNATTLAGLALSLHSLKPDHVYARTIPVVPAPTDPNNRVVWASNADDTWRVLREYKPLTQQDMPAQTTSGEGQSESTKGKQGQNSNGTQEQQQQQQVQGTPDPVTGLITTSDGRLIDPITGGTVDKKNGMIRDPNTGQYMGVANQYLNATVCAVPAQK, encoded by the coding sequence ATGGCTTCACACCGTATCAAAGACCTCAAAATACCCAACCTTGGCGGATGGCACTCCCCCAAGCCCATGCACGGTACCGCCTATATCGTCCGTCACCGGCTTCGCAGCGCCATCATCATGACCGTAGTGGCCGTTTTCGTATTCGTCTCCACTGCCGTAGGCGTCGCCGCGTTCACTCTCGCACATGCACCACAATCCGTCAAGGTCATCCGCCAGAACGGAGCCTCCGAAGAAAAACTCGTCGACCCGAATGCCGGCAAACCGATCGAATTCCTCGTTTTAGGGCAGGACACGCGAGACGGCGGCGACAATGCCGCTCTCGGCGGAAGCCACGACGACGGCGAACACAACGCCGACACCTCCATGGTGGTGCAGATCAGCGCCGACCGTTCCTATATCGATCTGGTCTCCATCCCCCGCGATTCCTTGGTCAATGCCCCAAGCTGCCAGACCACCAAGGGCGTGGTCCCTGCTCGCCACAACGTGATGTTCAATTCCATTTTCGCTACCGGCTGGAGCGTGGGCGGCGATCTCGCCAGCGCTGCAAGCTGCACAATGAACGCGGTCAATGCCTTGACCGGCCTGAAGCTCGAACATTTCATCGTGGTCGACTTCCAGGGGCTGCAAGGCATGATCAACGCCATCGGCGGGGTCAACGTCTGCCTGCCGACCGACACGAAAGACGATTACACCGGGCTTGACCTGAAACAAGGCCTCCAGCACCTCGACGGCACACAGGCCACCGAATACGCCCGTATGCGCCACGGAACCGGCACCGACGGCAGTGACATCATGCGTGCGGCCCGTCAGCAGTATCTGGTCAAGGAAATACTCACCGAGGCCTTGTCGAAGAACCTCCTGACCAACAGCGCGCAGCTTTATCGTCTGGCCAACGAGGCATTGAAGTCACTGAGCATCTCAAGCGGCCTTTCCAACGCCACAACGCTGGCAGGACTTGCACTGAGCCTGCACAGCCTCAAACCCGATCACGTTTACGCACGCACCATTCCGGTTGTCCCGGCACCCACTGACCCGAATAACCGCGTGGTTTGGGCCAGCAACGCCGATGACACCTGGAGGGTGCTGCGCGAATACAAGCCGCTGACCCAACAGGACATGCCTGCACAAACCACATCCGGCGAAGGCCAGAGCGAAAGTACAAAGGGGAAGCAGGGTCAGAACTCCAACGGAACCCAGGAACAGCAACAGCAACAGCAGGTACAAGGTACCCCTGATCCTGTCACCGGCCTGATCACGACCTCCGACGGCCGACTCATCGACCCGATCACCGGAGGAACCGTCGACAAGAAGAACGGCATGATCCGCGATCCGAACACCGGCCAGTACATGGGCGTCGCCAACCAGTACCTCAACGCCACGGTATGTGCGGTTCCTGCGCAGAAGTAG
- a CDS encoding glycosyltransferase family 2 protein — MSSNGSVDIQRIVAEVIGSRPRINGQSVDRSVAAIITVEHDVRFFPTTLRALMAQKVLPRTIVIADCTGGTSQPMRTGFTISSLPELGHGAAQQLIPEPPERVDVQLVRAAGAHSFSDAISKAFRYASLPASVRALWLLHDDSRPVGDGCLEALVEAWHNTPTVSLIGAKQLDWAGSALHNVGSYAGKHRLESLVVDGEPDQEQYDGRADVFAVSLAGALLPLQTKKDTGEINPWFTTFAEGADFSRRICEGGGRVIVVPQAHIAHRRARFEGIRNRAGGPIDEENPVDTTSAVLDAAQKYYYTDIRTLFWPLLWVLNLFRALWHAIGAFFAKSPWRAWYILCLPWRVLGQLPQMIHARRQQNLRHGASSAALDLLSADRKQIEEWRKRSRAFDSQQHTELLSPLAKSHLRMRAVRRFGGAALMAVVAFVVIIAFEWNVFRQVWGGASLYSPSLLASGASFSTLLSAASTPWAFGVGIGVPAPPAPWLMVWLVASVITIGHPVIAVSLMFFLAAPAMALAFWALAGIFTRSDWVRVVMGLLWVALGLALGAFGTANIVLLMAMVFLPAAFAFTFRAVGMYGTEDLVHSHASVQAAGCAALCFAVTVACEPQLIFPLIVCLVFFIVVVRSHRLMLLLIPVPGLALLLPTLVNSVHYASVGAWRQLFADVIQPLPDSSPASLSFGQVISRAFALPLGGDIRVQLFSQRGLQTLVVLAALCVIVVVALAALLLPFALRATRMMWFVAITGLVLAMAAARICVSVEGGDAFAASVLPGVMLTLLALLSCACIVSGGAVKRFVPLRISESDQIKQNVEANGAKGKVKGVAIKFGRAVLVAALALSTCLAGAFGMMSRGSQVEASDAGLPMVAVDYLQNRENHRILALQAVSDNHIDFSVMRSRRGDLVDVSPAWKASVASGASDLSVDLIAKASGELLSNGNDDAIETLAKLGFGGIYVSSDKSSADKDATLRLISNINSSDGAQSVVNAANGTYYRLTKVDENKQGVPLKGQIAAQHSAWRKTWLWCLGIVMVIYVLVAIPRARRYGWEQA, encoded by the coding sequence ATGAGTTCCAACGGCAGTGTCGATATACAGCGAATTGTGGCCGAGGTAATCGGTTCCAGGCCCCGAATAAACGGGCAAAGCGTCGATCGAAGCGTCGCCGCGATCATCACTGTCGAACACGATGTACGCTTTTTCCCCACAACCCTGCGTGCGCTGATGGCCCAGAAAGTGCTGCCACGCACCATCGTCATCGCCGATTGCACGGGCGGCACCTCGCAGCCGATGCGTACCGGCTTTACTATCTCGTCTCTTCCCGAACTCGGTCATGGGGCGGCCCAGCAGCTCATTCCCGAACCTCCTGAACGCGTCGATGTTCAGCTGGTGCGTGCCGCCGGGGCGCATTCCTTTTCCGACGCAATTTCCAAGGCGTTCCGCTATGCCAGTCTTCCGGCCTCCGTTCGTGCGCTCTGGCTTTTGCATGACGATTCGAGGCCTGTGGGTGACGGTTGCCTGGAGGCTCTGGTTGAGGCGTGGCACAATACGCCGACGGTTTCGCTGATCGGTGCCAAACAGCTTGATTGGGCCGGTTCTGCACTTCATAATGTCGGCAGCTACGCCGGCAAACATCGTCTGGAAAGCCTCGTGGTCGACGGCGAACCAGACCAGGAACAATATGACGGACGTGCCGATGTGTTCGCAGTCTCCCTGGCCGGTGCCCTGCTTCCTCTCCAGACGAAAAAAGATACCGGGGAAATCAATCCGTGGTTCACGACATTCGCCGAAGGCGCGGATTTCTCACGTCGTATCTGTGAAGGCGGTGGGCGTGTCATTGTGGTGCCGCAGGCACATATCGCCCATCGCCGCGCACGTTTCGAAGGCATTCGCAACCGTGCAGGCGGGCCCATCGATGAGGAAAACCCCGTGGATACAACGTCCGCCGTCCTCGATGCCGCCCAAAAATACTATTACACCGATATCCGCACACTGTTCTGGCCGCTGCTGTGGGTGCTCAATCTCTTCCGCGCCCTGTGGCATGCCATAGGCGCCTTCTTCGCCAAAAGCCCCTGGCGGGCTTGGTATATATTGTGCCTGCCATGGCGTGTGCTTGGCCAATTGCCACAGATGATCCATGCCCGTCGTCAGCAGAACTTGCGTCATGGAGCCAGCAGCGCTGCGTTGGACCTGCTTTCGGCCGACCGCAAACAGATCGAGGAATGGCGCAAGCGCAGCCGTGCCTTCGACAGCCAGCAGCATACCGAGCTTCTGAGCCCTCTGGCGAAAAGCCATCTGCGTATGCGTGCCGTACGGCGTTTCGGCGGTGCCGCCCTCATGGCTGTCGTGGCCTTTGTAGTGATCATCGCGTTTGAATGGAATGTATTCCGTCAGGTTTGGGGCGGTGCCAGTCTGTATTCGCCGTCTCTGTTGGCAAGCGGGGCGAGTTTTTCGACATTGCTTTCGGCGGCAAGCACGCCATGGGCCTTTGGCGTCGGCATCGGTGTGCCCGCACCTCCTGCGCCTTGGCTGATGGTGTGGCTTGTGGCTTCTGTCATTACAATCGGCCATCCGGTCATCGCCGTTTCCCTGATGTTCTTCCTCGCCGCCCCGGCCATGGCCCTGGCCTTCTGGGCACTGGCGGGTATCTTCACCCGTTCCGACTGGGTGCGCGTGGTCATGGGCTTGCTATGGGTGGCGTTGGGATTGGCTTTGGGTGCCTTTGGCACCGCCAATATTGTGTTGTTGATGGCAATGGTGTTCCTGCCGGCGGCTTTCGCCTTCACGTTCAGGGCCGTGGGAATGTACGGCACCGAGGATCTGGTGCATTCGCACGCCTCCGTGCAGGCTGCAGGTTGCGCTGCGTTGTGTTTCGCGGTCACGGTGGCCTGTGAGCCGCAGCTGATATTCCCGCTGATCGTCTGCCTTGTCTTTTTCATCGTTGTCGTCCGTTCGCACCGTCTGATGCTGCTGCTTATCCCGGTGCCTGGCTTGGCTCTGTTGCTGCCAACGCTGGTCAACAGTGTCCATTACGCAAGTGTTGGAGCGTGGCGACAACTCTTCGCTGATGTCATCCAGCCTCTGCCTGATTCCTCGCCCGCTTCACTCTCCTTCGGTCAGGTCATCTCCCGTGCCTTTGCCCTTCCGCTCGGAGGGGATATCCGCGTGCAGCTGTTCAGCCAGCGCGGTTTGCAGACCTTGGTGGTTTTGGCTGCGCTCTGTGTCATCGTCGTGGTCGCTTTGGCGGCGCTTCTGTTGCCATTCGCCCTTCGTGCCACGAGGATGATGTGGTTCGTCGCTATCACCGGCCTCGTGCTGGCCATGGCCGCCGCGCGTATCTGTGTGTCTGTTGAGGGTGGTGACGCCTTCGCCGCATCCGTGCTCCCGGGCGTCATGCTGACGCTTTTGGCATTGCTTTCCTGCGCATGCATTGTTTCCGGCGGAGCGGTCAAGCGTTTCGTTCCCTTGAGGATTTCGGAAAGCGATCAAATCAAACAAAACGTTGAAGCCAACGGTGCAAAAGGCAAGGTCAAGGGTGTAGCCATCAAATTCGGCCGTGCGGTACTCGTTGCGGCTCTGGCGCTTTCCACCTGCCTGGCCGGGGCGTTCGGCATGATGTCGCGAGGCAGCCAAGTCGAGGCAAGCGATGCCGGGTTGCCCATGGTGGCTGTCGACTATTTGCAGAACAGGGAAAACCATCGCATACTTGCGCTTCAGGCAGTATCCGACAATCATATCGATTTCTCTGTGATGCGCTCTCGGCGTGGCGATCTGGTTGATGTCTCTCCTGCATGGAAGGCCAGCGTCGCTTCCGGCGCCAGCGATCTGTCGGTCGACCTGATTGCAAAAGCCAGCGGCGAATTGCTTTCCAACGGCAATGACGATGCCATCGAAACACTAGCCAAGCTGGGATTCGGCGGGATTTATGTCTCCTCCGACAAATCCTCTGCCGACAAGGACGCCACGTTGCGCCTGATCAGCAACATCAACTCCAGTGACGGGGCCCAGTCGGTGGTGAATGCGGCGAACGGCACCTATTACCGGCTGACAAAAGTTGATGAAAACAAGCAAGGCGTGCCATTGAAGGGTCAGATTGCCGCGCAGCACAGCGCTTGGCGCAAGACCTGGCTATGGTGTTTGGGCATAGTAATGGTGATCTATGTTCTGGTCGCAATCCCCAGAGCACGCAGATACGGGTGGGAACAGGCATGA